The DNA region AATTCGGTTTAAACTTGTTGGTGGCTATATTAACTTATGTTACTTTTGCCTGAAATAACAAATATATAAATTTTTTATGAATGCAAAGGTAAGCATAATTATGGGAAGTACATCGGATTTACCGATAATGGAAAAAGCAGCAAAAGTAATCAACGACTTTCACATACCTTTTGAGTTGCATGCATTGTCCGCCCACCGTACTCCCCAGCAGGCCATGGATTTTGCACGTGGCGCATATAAAAGAGGTATACGGGTGATCATAGCAGGTGCCGGAGGAGCAGCACATTTACCCGGTGTTATAGCAGCATTAACACCCCTACCGGTAATCGGAGTTCCGATCAAAGCATCCATCTCTATTGACGGATGGGATTCTATTCTTTCTATATTACAAATGCCTCCGGGTATTCCGGTCGCGACAGTAGGGCTGGATGGCGCACAA from Bacteroidales bacterium includes:
- the purE gene encoding 5-(carboxyamino)imidazole ribonucleotide mutase, whose amino-acid sequence is MNAKVSIIMGSTSDLPIMEKAAKVINDFHIPFELHALSAHRTPQQAMDFARGAYKRGIRVIIAGAGGAAHLPGVIAALTPLPVIGVPIKASISIDGWDSILSILQMPPGIPVATVGLDGAQNAGILASQILAVADNELMDKIVAFKAGLEKKIVQANNELASVKFEYKTN